A single window of Lutzomyia longipalpis isolate SR_M1_2022 chromosome 1, ASM2433408v1 DNA harbors:
- the LOC129787449 gene encoding N-acetyl-D-glucosamine kinase → MFFCRNLCAMTSTYIGGVEGGATHSKLIICDETGGIVASVVGPGTNHWMVGIPECARRIAEMATKAKSAANIPQTLKLKCLGLSLSGCEQEATNKGLEAELKNSCPSLAENYVVCSDTVGSIATVSPLGGLVLISGTGSNALLRNPDGSVYNCGGWGHIMGDEGSAWWISHRAMKIVFDDQDNFVKSVHPTNTVWQLMKEHFSVETRLDLLDHCYAKFDKPFFAGLCLKLAKAANDGDRLCQQLFMDAGKLLAKSIIALLPRVSEELVRSGELSIVCVGSVWMSWDLLKMGFIKEMNTTSISYGLTLKRLTQNMALGATYLAADAIEFNLPRDYAKNYEVFYKHHNTAAVNGNGIE, encoded by the exons ATGTTCTTCTGCCGCAATCTATGCGCAATGACATCAACATACATTGGTGGAGTCGAGGG TGGTGCAACACACTCAAAGTTGATTATTTGCGATGAAACGGGTGGCATTGTGGCATCCGTCGTTGGCCCAGGGACAAACCACTGGATGGTTGGTATCCCTGAGTGTGCTCGACGTATTGCTGAAATGGCCACGAAGGCTAAATCTGCGGCCAATATTCCTCAAACGCTGAAGCTAAAGTGTTTGGGATTGAGCCTGAGCGGATGTGAGCAGGAGGCTACGAATAAGGGTTTGGAAGCTGAGCTGAAGAACTCTTGTCCGAGTTTAGCTGAGAACTACGTTGTTTGTAGTGATACAGTGGGTAGCATTGCAACGGTATCCCCCCTAGGTGGGCTGGTTCTCATCTCTGGGACCGGATCAAATGCCCTACTACGCAATCCCGATGGATCTGTGTACAATTGTGGTGGATGGGGTCACATAATGGGAGACGAAGGAAGTG CCTGGTGGATCTCTCACAGAGCAATGAAAATTGTCTTTGATGATCAggataattttgtaaaaagcgTTCATCCCACAAATACCGTTTGGCAGCTAATGAAGGAACATTTTAGCGTTGAGACGCGTCTTGATCTTCTCGATCATTGCTACGCTAAATTCGATAAACCCTTCTTTGCGGGGTTGTGTCTGAAATTGGCCAAGGCAGCAAATGACGGAGATCGCCTGTGTCAGCAACTCTTCATGGATGCTGGGAAACTCCTGGCCAAATCCATCATAGCCCTACTTCCGCGTGTTAGCGAAGAACTCGTCCGAAGCGGAGAGTTGAGTATTGTCTGTGTGGGATCAGTGTGGATGAGTTGGGATCTCCTCAAAATGGGTTTTATCAAGGAAATGAATACGACCTCCATTAGCTACGGACTCACCCTAAAGCGACTGACTCAGAATATGGCTCTGGGAGCCACCTATTTGGCCGCTGATGCCATTGAATTCAATCTCCCACGCGACTATGCCAAAAACTACGAAGTTTTCTACAAGCACCACAATACAGCCGCCGTCAATGGGAATGGGATTGAGTGA
- the LOC129787417 gene encoding uncharacterized protein LOC129787417 gives MWIISAYGLFLLILHTFSPATADVSHLTPNGINNQFYDHISLLRNAIRGEPNIDYPIYSHPPATSFTCAGRHDGYYADTETRCQVFRVCANTDTTGHGFAFLCPNGTLFNQRHFVCDWHYNVNCNESPSLYFKNEQLGKRIESHDQMMTMVRYMQNFVMQSPSLSSQSGSSSAFLQGSGGSSGSTNFGAALGASSGGVSFGQGFGDSSSSATNFGSHQTHQKIYVSNLGELSTEPGSGFDLSKSNIISHNLDFHQSSASSVSKGPSFSSDGHSKLSSQPFHGKFNAIFSGSGNLIGLGSNVQPGGTKFSGSDIKSNAIYLPPRPSVPNTYIPPHAPVQNTYVPPAPPQQQQPSAPIVSHQINHVGSTGSTQKFPSFPGNLVTTPPRVSIPTQTPATTTVVTSRIPSVEQPTTEPKLDIRFGDDDDDFGNTPKLSNTPSKYFSLPLSPVEIKERELKKLGLVPRKQEVQDSAKEGSAVFPQRIQFPTRFDSPALPLTSGYSTTTTHIAPATSRVYQSTLYQVPQAATVPQATSFSSRFSSHANDRATDIQIIPARGYYFNDPSERKLYYDDVARGLFNDHGNGYVYIKPKFSALQDVPTVAQHHEIQHSGVRAAPLKVLEARDTEGSIFRGFDSYAAPLSHVGQLPTDTVYNPAQSHSHSSFQQSF, from the exons GATTATTCCTGCTTATCCTGCACACATTTTCACCTGCTACTGCTGATGTGAGCCACCTCACCCCAAATGGTATCAATAATCAATTTTACGACCACATAAG tCTCCTGAGGAATGCCATCCGGGGTGAACCAAACATCGACTATCCAATCTACAGCCATCCACCAGCAACAAGTTTTACCTGCGCAGGTAGACACGACG GCTACTACGCAGACACGGAGACGAGATGCCAGGTATTCCGTGTTTGTGCCAATACGGATACAACTGGTCACGGATTCGCTTTCCTCTGCCCTAATGGCACACTCTTCAATCAGCGACACTTTGTCTGCGATTGGCACTACAACGTTAATTGCAATGAGAGTCCTTCGTTGTACTTTAAGAATGAGCAGCTGGGCAAGAGGATTGAGAGTCATGATCAAATGATGACAATGGTGCGATACATGCAGAACTTTGTCATGCAGTCTCCATCGTTAAGTAGTCAGAGTGGCTCCTCATCTGCCTTTCTTCAGGGTAGTGGAGGATCTTCCGGAAGCACGAATTTTGGTGCTGCTTTGGGCGCTAGTTCTGGTGGTGTGTCATTTGGCCAGGGATTCGGAGATTCATCGTCATCAGCCACGAATTTTGGCAGCCACCAAACACATCAGAAGATTTATGTTTCAAATCTCGGGGAGCTTTCAACGGAACCCGGATCTGGATTTGATCTCTCCAAATCGAACATAATCAGCCACAATCTCGACTTTCATCAATCCAGCGCATCTAGCGTGTCAAAAGGACCTTCATTCAGTTCTG ATGGCCATTCTAAATTAAGCTCCCAACCCttccatggaaaattcaatgctaTTTTTTCGGGATCTGGGAATCTTATTGGATTGGGCAGCAATGTTCAGCCAGGAGGAACAAAATTCTCAGGATCAGACATCAAGtctaatgcaatttatttgccACCTCGTCCTTCAGTTCCCAACACTTACATTCCGCCACATGCTCCAGTACAGAACACCTACGTTCCACCGGCACCGCCACAACAACAACAGCCATCCGCACCAATAGTTTCTCATCAAATCAACCATGTGGGTAGCACAGGAAGTACCCAAAAATTCCCCTCTTTCCCCGGAAATTTG GTCACAACACCACCCAGGGTATCAATTCCAACACAGACACCAGCTACAACAACTGTTGTTACATCGCGGATTCCTTCTGTCGAGCAACCAACGACAGAGCCAAAGCTGGACATCCGATttggtgatgatgatgatgattttgGGAATACGCCCAAATTGTCAAATACTCCATCGAAATACTTCTCCCTTCCACTCTCTCCGGTAGAGATTAAGGAGAGAGAACTGAAGAAATTGGGGCTTGTTCCACGAAAGCAGGAAGTTCAGGATTCGGCGAAGGAAGGAAGTGCCGTGTTCCCGCAGAGAATTCAATTCCCAACGCGTTTTGATTCACCAGCTCTACCCCTTACATCTGGGTACTCCACAACAACCACTCATATTGCTCCAGCTACATCAAGGGTTTACCAATCAACTCTCTATCAAGTACCCCAAGCTGCAACTGTTCCACAGGCAACCAGCTTCAGCAGTAGATTCTCTTCTCATGCAAATGACAGGGCCACGGACATCCAGATAATCCCTGCACGTGGATACTACTTCAATGATCCGTCTGAGAGGAAGCTCTACTATGACGACGTTGCTCGGGGGTTGTTTAATGATCACGGAAATGGGTATGTGTACATCAAGCCGAAATTCTCTGCACTCCAGGATGTACCAACGGTGGCGCAACATCATGAAATTCAGCATTCTGG TGTACGTGCTGCACCGCTCAAGGTTCTCGAAGCTAGGGATACAGAAGGAAGTATTTTCCGTGGTTTTGACTCCTACGCTGCACCCCTGAGTCACGTGGGGCAATTACCAACGGATACCGTCTACAATCCCGCCCAGTCACATTCCCATTCATCCTTCCAACAATCCTTCTGA